The genomic stretch TGTCATGGTGGGCGGCGGGGTCGggcccggcggcggcgtcggcgttgGCGGGGGCGGCGACGTGGAGCTCGTCAGCAAGACGCTGCAGTTCGAGCACAAGCTGTTCTACTTCGATCTGAAGGAGAACCCGCGGGGGAGGTACCTCAAGATCTCAGAGAAGACCTCGGCCACGCGCTCCACCATCATCGTCCCCGTCGACGGCGTCGCCTGGTTCCTCGACCTCTTCGACTACTACATCCGCACCGACGAGCGCGACGCCTTCAGCAAGGAGCTGCGGCTCCAGACCAAGGTATTGCCCCCCCGCTCCCTTCGCGATTGGCCCGCTTCTGCCGCTGATTTCTCGTACCCGTTGCTGCTAATTTTGGCGTGGCTTAATTATGCTCATTGCGCGGTGCAGGTGTTCTATTTCGATATCGGGGAGAACAAGAGGGGCCGATTCCTCAAGGTGACGTAACGTTCTCTGTATGAACGCGTGCACTTTCAAATTTTGTCATCTTTTTTGTGTGTTGGTACGAGAATATTGCCGAATTCGGGAACTTCGTACATATTTGGAAGCCAAACTGTTTAGCTCTTACAAGGGGTAATTTGTCACGCTAGAACGGGATTTGCTTGTGTGGATTTATTTAGTAAGTGAAAAGGTCCTATTGTTCTCTTCAGATTTTCGTTGATTCAAGGCATCTAGGTCCTAAATGGGTATCCTGACTAAGTTTTCCATTGCTATGTGGAGCATGGACCCATCTGTCAGTAGCACGGGTCTTCTTTGACCAAGCTTCGAGTTCATCAGGTTAAATGTCCTAAAAAGATATGCTTGGGGGTTACTTCAAGCTTTGAAAAGGTTTAGGTCCAACTGGGCACAACACAAAGATGGATGACCAAAATGGGACTTTCCTCTTTAGTAGTTGTGCCCTTGGCAGGTTTTGGTTTCTCCTATTCTGGCAGATTTCACTTTTACTGCTTGTAACTGCCAGTTATTTATTAGCCTAGTGGCAACCAAGCAAAGTAGTATCTTGTgtttgcatttagtggcatatTCTGTTGCGTAGAGCATTCTGCTTGTGCAAAATTACAAAGTATTTACTTCTTAACTACACCCTCTagtgaaaaaaatatttatgttttggaCGAGATCTGATCTAGCTTTTAAAACATTTGCCTTCAATAActtataaaattatttattttagacACATAAAAATCTTGTGATTTGTCCTGGAAAATCACTTTTTATAATCTTAAAATTTAGTATATAAAATATTGGTCAAAATTGCACCTTGCAGACCATTATAAAAGTAAAGAATACCAGAGGGAGAGTAGAAATGGCTGATGTGGTGCTCTAGGTTCACCACCAATTAGTGTGTCCAACAGGTCTTGATTGTTTTTTTATGGAGAGAGAATTAGGCCATTTAATTGTTGATCGAAGATATACACCtgacaaattgatggtttcctaaaTTTGAATTGTATGGATAATGCTGCTTGCTTATGTGTTGCTGTTACATTGATTTTACTATCTTTTATTTACAACATTTTTTTTGGGTAATCAGTGATATTATTCTTTCTGGTGTTGTGAGTTTATGTTCAGATTTGTTCTTGAATTTTATCCTGGTGTAGCACTTGATGTTCCAAAATCCAATGAAAAAGGGAAATAAAGCTTGATTGGTCAATATTCGTGTTTTTGTGGCAATGTCCAATTTAATGTTCACATACTGATAGATCCAGAAATCAATTTATTTCTCATGGTCCTTCaaaaaaacttttcagattATTCTCTTGATTTTTATATACAAAAACTTGAGTTACAGCACTGTATGCTTGTGTCTTAATTTCATTGGGACAATATATATCAGAAAATAGAGCTACCTGTTCATAGTGTCATGTTGAAAATCGGGTATTGAAGCCATCAACAACTGAAACCAACAGAAAATGGTGTATTGCTGTACTTTCAGCAAAAACTTGATGCATGCTGCATGTATATGCATTATGGACCACAGATCTGGGCTCTCCATTTGGAAATTGTTTGGATTAAAAATCTCAAGACAGTCCTTGATGCATGCTCTCAACATAAAAGGTCTTACATTTTCAGATTGTGGCTCCAAATAGTGATAGGTGTTGCATTTTAGTTTTTTAGCTGGTGGGTTATCATGTTGCTGAACAtgtcaccttgcttgcttggtttcctaagttttttttatttccttgatTTTTTAGGGACATAATGATCTTGAGCAGTCTTTGTCTGTTGCATTCTTGAAAATACTTAATGTGTAGCTTAATCTTATTGGGTGGTACACTACACGCAGTGATCCTAGCATATTCTTCTGGCATCTGTCAATTTCATGATTCAAACTAAATTTGGAATTGAAATATTATATGTTTTAATGCTGCCAACTATATATAATTTGTGTTAGTTTGTTTTCAACATCCACTGAGAAGGCGGTTTCACTTAATATTTTCCCTAGATATAAATCGTAAAAGGTTATGGTCTTGTATATATAGCTGGGGAGAAGTAttacactttttttttctttttctttttttttgctttgcTTTCTTGCTTCTGAAGTAACTGCACAGTTTTATGTGTGACATAACTGCAATAGTTACCTGCTTACGCAACATTTTGTATTTAGGTTTCCGAGGCCTCTGTCAACAGGAATCGGAGTACCATAATTGTTCCAGCTGGCAGCTCTGGTGAAGAGGGCTGGGAAGCATTCAGGAATGTACTGTTGGAAATAAATAATGAGGCTTCCAGATTGTATGTCCTACCAAATCATCCAAATCAGGTAGAGCTAACAAAAAGAAATGTTTGTTGCATATTTGTGAAGTCTGCCCTCTATGACACTGTATTCTTTTGGTATTGGATTGGCCAGCAACACATGGAGCCGCCAGAGCGTCTTCCTGGCCTTTCCGATGATGTGGGTGCCGGATTTATAGCTGGACATGGTAGCCAGTCCGCTTCTGGGCCAGAGGTAGATGTCGACCGCTTGGTTGATCTGCCTCCTCAAGAAGAAATTAGTGGCATGGGTATGTCTAAGGTGATTAGGGCAGATCAGAAGAGGTTCTTCTTCGACCTGGGCAGCAACAACAGGGGCCATTATTTGAGGATTTCTGAGGTACCCTGTTGCTCATTTTTATTTGTAAACACAAACCTCCAGTTTCAACGCACAAGAGTGATCCATTGCTCTTACTGTTGGTGATTGTAATTACAGGTGGCTGGACCTGATCGTTCGTCTATAATCTTGCCACTCTCTGGTTTGAAGCAGTTCCATGAAATGGTTGGTCACTTTGTAGATATAATGAAGGACAGGCTTGAAGGAATGACAGGAGCTAACGTGCGCACTGTCGAACCCAGCCAGAGATGATTACCCTTGACTGTGGCCTTGGCAAGACTGCTGTTATGCCTCCTGTAGGTTTGCCATGTGGTGTGTGGTAATGTAGATCACGCAGTATTAATTCATCTGGTGGGGATAATAATGTCTCTTTTCTCTTTATTTTTTGAAATTCAGTGGTGAGGATTGATTTGTTTGGGACTTTTTTCTTTCAGTCGGAGGAATAATAAGCAGTGTATTGTTCGTGGGGTGGTATAATTGTGGTTGCTGCAGTGTTAGCCCTGTTTTCATGCTTCGCCGTTCTTGTTTAGGTAAAAAAAGGCTGTTATGTTTCTGGCATTGTGTCGTCTGTAGTTGGTCTCTGCATTGAGTTCTGTTCTGTTTGGAAAGCAGGAATTAGAAGACAGGAATTCAAGCGGTGCTGACTTCGAAAATGTACACGTCATTTTTCCTATGCCATCTTTTATGGGAAATGGGCCCAAGAAACACGTCCTACTAACCATAGGCTCTTAGTAGGCTGATCCACTGTTCGTGAGTAGAGGCCTTCTTTTGCAATTGTGTGAAACCTTTCCAAAGTAAGGGATTCCTAAAAATTTTCTATGAAATTTCTTTGATCTAAACGGAGCCTTATACATTACCCAATTTATATCAGACTcaaaatctatatctatataatCTATAtaccttttttttaatttccgcagcttttttttttggtgccATTTGTTTGGTCTGGCCTTAATTCACCGTGAATCGCAATCTGCAACAACCGTATCGCTCGTGCCTTTCAAAACATCTACGGAATCGTAGGGTATTCCCATAAGAGCAAGAACATGACTTGGAAGACAGCAAAGACGAGGAGAGTTCAATCAGTAAACCACCTAGACAAGATTAAAAAGAACTCTAAGAAGATACGCAAGAAAAGAACCGAAAGTCTATGAAGACATAAAAATAGCtcaaatgtatatatatatatatatatatatatatatatatatatatatatatatatataagaaaaactCCCAAAAGAAGTCGGATAGGAAGGATGTGGCGTCATAGAGTTTCTGTGCCCGCCTGCAAGGACCGTTGATCCAATCTGTAGAGACCGTTGATCTGGCCGTGCCCATCGCTGCATGGGCCTATGCAAGAACAACTTAAGAAAAAACTCACCGACTTGAAGCACATGGCTTGCATGGACCGTCGTTCAGCCTACAGGGATCTTCAGCTTCGGCATCGATCCGCCTACAAGAACTGTCGATCTGGCCGTACATGTCATGGATCTAGCTGCTGAACCCCTCGCCCTTACGCCTTACCATAGGCCGTTCGAGGCGCATGTGGCGTAGGCCACCTCTGCATGCACCCGGTGGTGACCTGGCGATCGAGGCAATGTTGTGCTGGGTCGCTGGTTGGCTCGGAGACACCGGCCTAGCAGGGTGGACGACGGCAATGTGTGGCACCTCGGTGAAGACAAGAGGCACCGATttctagatgaagaggcaaCATCAAGGAGACACCGTTGCGACGACGCAAATAGGCTCGGCGAGAGGACAACTTGGCTTCCTAGAGGCTTGAGTGTCTGTTGACACAAAGTAGAGACGGTAAAGATGAAAAGCAAAGGGAGGCAGGTAGGAGGAATGAGACAACAGGGTTGTGTGGGTGGTTGTTTTTCGTTGGAATAGAAGGCCGTGTGACCCCACTTGTCAATGTGTTGAGGAGTTTTGTCTCATTAAATTTCCCGCAACTCTTTACGTACATCGCAGTTACTATTCCATTTTGTGCCATCTCTCGAGCATGAAGGTAGTGCCGTGGTAGCGAGCAACGGTCAACTCtcacaaaaagaagaagaagaacaaaacaCCCTTCTCAAGAGAGTGGACTCAAAGGTCTAGATGAGTATCCAAGCAATCACCTTTCTTTGTGCAAAGTCCATGATTTttacttttattatttttatactaaCTCGCCAATAAAAACTTGCCGACTTAAAGCACAAGGCCTACAAGGACCATCGGGCCGGCCTATAGGGACCTTTAGCTTCAGCATCAATCCGCCCGCAAGGACCATTGATCTGGCCGTGCTTGTCGTGGATGCAGCCGCTATACCCCTCGCGCGCCCTTCATCATGGTGTAGGCTGGCTGCCTCCGCCTGCACCCGGTGGTGGCCTAGCGAAGCAATGCTATGTTGGGTCGCTGGTTGGCTCGGATGCACATTCATAGCATTCATCATGTTATCTATTGTATTCCACAACTAATAGCATTCGTCATGTTATCTATTGTATTCCACAACTATACATACTGAGCAATTTGAAATGATCTCTAGAATATTAAGCTCTACTCAACCAAATTGTAGTAAACATGGGTAATGATCAAAGACACTGGCTCTCTCCTCGAAATCATGTGTACTATCCTATAGAAGATGTCAATTATGAGAGGTATAATTTTCTCCACCCGTTGTAATGCACAGACAAATATGATAGTATAATTTTAAAGAGCTAATTTTCTGCCTTGGTAATAACTTTGGTTTGCCAACACTTTGACTCGTGAATGTCCAATCCCCCGCTATGTTTCTGCTGCTTGTTACGGGTACCATTTCATGCAGTAATCTGAGCTGGTTAAAGTTGAGCCTAATAAAAATTATAGGTCACACTGCCTTCTATTCCAACGAAAAAAAGACTTGGTCATTGGTCCATGCTGGACAGAAGCCTAAACTTTGTTTAGATCACTTTCAAATACTAATCCTACCACTAATCTATATCTACACCTTACCTAATATTAAAGAGATAAAATTTCTCTTCACCTATTTTTTTCATCCACCTCCCCTTAGCTACCGTGGTAGTGGAGAGTTTCTTCGCTCCAAATTGTACTCACGTTCTCCGTGTCTCGTTTATGATCCGGACTCATGATCCATATATATGTGATGAGTTAGGACAATTCACATACAGGGATGATAGATACCCAGTCCGATTTCAATACATATTGGGTCGCGCTCTACACATATCGTATGTAACCCGTACTTATTGATCCATGCCTTACGAGTTAGAACAACTCATATCTAGTGATGATACAAAATTTTATTCCTATATTATTAGGTTTGTTACAACAGACGGGCACATTTGTTAGTCTAATATTAAAGACCCAAAATTTTATGCATTTGGTTCATCTCTCTCTAACTGTCGGTAGAGAGTTTCTTATGTCATGTTTTTTCCTTCTCAAACTGCACTTACATCCTTCGTGTCTTGTATGTTACATGACTTACACGAGTTAGAATAACTTCTGTTTAGAGATGATCGATATAGATTCTGATTCAAGGTGTATTGGGTTGTGCCCTCCGTATCTCATATATGACTTGAACTCATGACTCATGAGCCATGCTTATACGAGGTAGAACAGCTTGAGTCTAGTGATGATATGTAGTTTAATTTTAATATGTACTGGGTTCCTTTGTAATGCACAAGCACATTTTCTAGTAATACCTATATAAGGTCAGCACCAACACTGCAGGGTGGTCTCTTCAATTGATGctgcctttttcttttcttttcttttttaattttagCAAAAACTATATTTAAAAAAGTTCATGTCTTAAAGTAATTTCATAGAAGCAGCCTGAGCTAGTTTTTCAATGTTAATTCGCTCTAGCCTAAACTTATCTATACCTAAACGTGTGCTTTTCCAACACTTTTGTTTGGGTCATAGCGAGAACTCTTCTCTATATCTTGGCCCTATCTCTAAATGTTCTTTCTCATACAAAACCATGACAGAAGGGAGAGAAATCCTAGATCGACCGCATCCTAGAAAGCACTCCCTATATCAATCTTCATATCAAAACTATCATGGTGGAAGATGAGTCAAACCATGAGGAACCTTCATCAACTAGGTCCAAGTATTTACCTTCCACATTCTTAGACTTCTCTGTTGAAACCTCTCTGAAACCAAGAATACCAGAGGAGGAATAAATTTTACTTCTAGGAGTAGGAGTTGAATTTGAGGAGTATGGATTCAATGACTATGGGAACACCTTGAATTACTTCTGGGAATGAAAGCAAACATAGGGCACTTTCTTCTCCTTTGGTTCTTCTCGAGGAAGTATTCCTCAAGATGATCCCACCGTAGATGCCTAATAAGAGGGAGTGCATTAGAAGCTCTTCATGATCCCATCATAGATGCTAACATCATGTTAGATTATCCTGCGGACATAATCTTTGGCAACATGCCTCTAGCCCCAACTGAAAAATTCTTCAAAAGTCCTTTGGGATTTATCTTTgaaagtcatcgaattgcaagtGCCATAAGATGGACAAAGTTGAGGTTTACCTAGACTTCCACATTTTCTCTATCCTTGACTTTGATCTCTTCATGGGCTTTGCTCTAGAAAAACCTCTCTAAGAAGGTGCATCTTTAGGGATCCTAAATGAAAAGCTTGGGAAAATTGCTTTCACTAACCCTATCTCTTGCTAAAAAATTCCAATGGTAAAGCCACAttccaagcattggttgctcgaaGGAGTGATGTTTGTCTCTTCATCTGCCTTGACCGAGTCTATGATGATACAAAACTTTTCACCCAAAAATAAGACAACTCATGTGCTCTTGATTTACCCAAGCAACCATCATCACTCAAGCATAAGCCTTTCTCTTTGGCCCTCACTTTACCTTCTTAATCGATGAGCAAGAATCCTTACCATATTTATCCATGTCTTTGTGAGGAGGAGAACTTTTGAGCCATCAACGTCTTTGAGACATTAACTTTGGAGTTTGAAGAAATGGATTCCATGGACGAGCATGAGAGCTTCATCGGTTCATCCTTGAAACACCACACAATGGATGCTCGCACAGTAAGTCTCTTGAGTTAGTCGTTTGTTGCGCCACAATTGTGCACGAGGACTACAACCACCTTTTCATCCTCTTTGCTAATCTCTTTGCAAGGATGGTTGTAGATGCTTACATTTATTGCAAATACTACAAATCTCGTGGTTGCATTTTTGGCACTAACATTGCAGCTAAAGTTTCAACAATAAAACCAATGAATGGTGATGGAACAAGGATCCACTTTGCCAATGATAGTGTAACATGAAGATCCCACATGGTCGAGCTTATGACCATAAACAAAGCAGTGTTGGGAGATGACTTGGATTACCACTTCTTTCCCACTAAAGTTTTTATTTAGTCATTGCTAAAAAATATATAACACAATTTGGCAAGATCATGTTTTCAAGGTAAAGCATTCCTTTAGATTTTTTTGTCACTAACCCTTCTAGGTTAAGATAAAAAAGAAAGGTAGTCTTGAAATGCCCGAGAACATGGGAGTTGCATCAACTCTACCACCTTGGTACAATCTAGCAATAGAACACACATCAAAAGAGATACCAACATTGCACACTTGATTTTTGTTGTTAAAGACGCAAGACATAGAATGGGCTCCATTGATATGTGCATCAAGTACTCAAATTACTTGTGAAATGAACATGTTCCAATTAAGAGTCTAGAGCAGTCATCCTATATCTTGATGAAGGCATAATAAATTTGAAATAATTGGAATTATGCCAAAGAAACCATACCACCACTGAGGTAGATCACCACACCAATTTGCATTTATATGACCATCATAAGTAAAATTCAAAGATTTGAATGGCCATATAGTTCTCACTTGATGACTTGAGGTAAATTATCTGCTCATCCAAGATCCATATTAGACAGCTATGTCTTTCTTCACCTAAAGCAACTCGCAAAGAGGCCAAAAggtaaaattcataaaaaaattgcaaattgtGAACTAGGAGTTACCACTCTTTGTTGACCTTGTCTTGGAGGATCAACGGGATGATTCCATGTACACTTGATGAGATCTAGAGTGGACAAATAACAATGAAAGACCATTCTCCAATCCTTTCTCCAACTCATTCAAATCTAGTTCCACTAAAGGATTGTAGTATGTGACATTAAAATAGGAGTTACTTGGTTTATGAAGATCGAGACCTCCTAGAATAATTCTAGAGCACCCAAGGATTAATTGGAAACCATCAATCTTCCTTTGATTTCCTCTTAGAAACCATGTCATGAGTGTAGTTGAATGCTTATAAATGGTTGTCGTGTTGTATTTTCATGTTGGTGGGTCCATCAATCCATGTGTTTGCATATGAGCCACTCGAGAGAATGCACAACTGCATCCAATGTCTAGGAGTGTCCCAAAGAGTGTTTGTAGGATTACCACCAAGATTAAGGGCCAAGGAGGTCCAAGGGGGGGTCAGGTGATCCCCTAGGGTTGGTTGACCCCTAGTGTTTGCCCCCTTGGTCGCACCTTCTCCTACGTTTCACCTGCATACTCAAAAgtccatgtacatgtggaaccaagttaTTTGTATAAAATATGATCATGTCATGCTCAATTCCTCCAAGGCTAACACTTTGTTGATGGTTTTTTTCTATGCAAAACTACGATGAAATTACCATCAATAATGCTCATCCTCATGGTGACTGCAAGAGCAAACCTTAGCGGATTTCTTAAGGCTTGTGGAGTGCCTTGTTGACTAGCTGGCTTATACATGAGCTACCACATTAGGGCCTAGATTGAGAGCTTGCATGTCTTGTATAGAAGTGGTAGCCCAAGGACTCGCCTCAATGGGGGACATATGTCACCAATAGCAAACAAAACCTCAAGGGTAAGTCATTGTGTCTCCCCTCATTGGTTTGCCTCTACTACACCTGTTCTTGCTTTACTTGTGTAGTAGTTTAGCCTCTTGTTTATTTGCCTTGTGTAGTTGGCTAGCCTTAGTTCTTAGTTGTGCTCAAGTAGCACTTCTTGATAGCTTGGCTAGTTAGTTGGTTCCTTGTGGTTCTTACAAGCTTGTGTAGGATTTGTTTTCTTTTAGCTTAGTCTTTAGCTAGAATTGTATAGGAGGCTTGCTCTTGAGTGTCTGGCTAGACACAAAGTTCTTATTGGATCACCTTTGTCACTAATTGGTGTTCCTAGTTTTGAATTGTGCCTTGAAAGTTTTTATAGGCTatgcccccctctagccatcctTGAGGTCAGTGTTGTACCTAGGGACACAAGGTCCTTGGCATTTTGGCATAAAGCTTGACAGTGAAGACGATGAGGAGCGGTGCGGGAGAAGGCCACATGAAGATCCAATTGCAAGTGGGGAAGTCCCATGGCCATGGGCAATCCATAGAGTTACCTGACCGGGTGCTTGACCTATGAGGggttccaacgaggactagggGAAAGCAAAAGCTCCTTGATACCCTAGGAAAAAGTTAACACATGACTTGCATTCTCTAACTCATTTATTTTTCCGCATTTATTCTGCCTTCTTTGATTGTGTGCTTATCTTTCCTACTAGCTAGTCTAGCTTGCTAGTAGTTGATAGGAACCTAGGGTGCAAAACCCTTTTTGCTTAGACATAGCAGCACACTCAACAAAACATTGGTGCACATGTAAATAGACGTGCATAAGTTTTGATAAGTGTTTTTAGTTGGTCATAGGTTTTTAAGTTGCCTAATCCAACCCCTTCTTAGGTGCTCATAGTTTCTTCATGTCGCAACATGACGTACAACTAGCAATCTTTGTTCGATTTAGTTGTGCTTGGACAAACCTTATTTTAACTATAATAAATGCTAAGTGCAATAAAGGAATTAATTAATCATGAATTGGAAATTCACTAGAGATTAACTCAGCTTAAATTGGTGGTTGTTGTGTGCACCTTTCTAAGAGGTTGAGAAAGTAGAAGATGAGCCATACACCCATGCACATCGAGCCATGCTGAGTTGCGGTGCGCACCGGCTCAGTTGGTCAGGCCTTGACATAAGTGGTGTGGAAGGTTTTGCAGCTCCAAATTGTAAGGGATGTCATGTTGCACGATGATACAGTCTACCTCCACTGATACCTGAGCCCTGAATTCTTGTCATGGGACGACAATACATGTGCCATCCAACATGATTCTCTCGGCCTGTACCCTCATCGGAGAAAGGTAGGCAAGTGTGTGGGTGGAGCACTGACGGCGAGAAGCAATTCGTTGAAAGGATTTAAAGTACAATTGGCTGAAGAAGGGTTGTGGATGACAAGATGAGCCCACACATCAGAGAAACGTGTCAGGCAACGAACGGAAGAACCATTCCTTCTTTTAATATTattatgtgtgtatatatagagATATAGAAGTATAAATACATATATATGCAAATATAGATATATACTTGAATTGAACCAGAGAGATTACGTTAATCATATGCATGTTCAAAAAGAAAAGGTCATGCAATTCGGTCTCTTTATTCTCCACTAGTTAGCTACGATTCTCG from Sorghum bicolor cultivar BTx623 chromosome 3, Sorghum_bicolor_NCBIv3, whole genome shotgun sequence encodes the following:
- the LOC8074495 gene encoding transcription factor Pur-alpha 1 — protein: MDGGGGGGGGGGGGVGAGVMVGGGVGPGGGVGVGGGGDVELVSKTLQFEHKLFYFDLKENPRGRYLKISEKTSATRSTIIVPVDGVAWFLDLFDYYIRTDERDAFSKELRLQTKVFYFDIGENKRGRFLKVSEASVNRNRSTIIVPAGSSGEEGWEAFRNVLLEINNEASRLYVLPNHPNQQHMEPPERLPGLSDDVGAGFIAGHGSQSASGPEVDVDRLVDLPPQEEISGMGMSKVIRADQKRFFFDLGSNNRGHYLRISEVAGPDRSSIILPLSGLKQFHEMVGHFVDIMKDRLEGMTGANVRTVEPSQR